From one Esox lucius isolate fEsoLuc1 chromosome 11, fEsoLuc1.pri, whole genome shotgun sequence genomic stretch:
- the trub1 gene encoding probable tRNA pseudouridine synthase 1, giving the protein MAVTLTSVPIPKHSLSRLQSLNGLFAVYKKEGPTSADVLNSLKEALLKEAGVKDPNPRKRKKQALKMGHGGTLDSAASGVLVVGIGNGTKMLSTMLAGSKKYRAVGELGKATDTLDATGKVVNEKSYDHITREAFEEKLKQFTGEIMQVPPLYSALKKDGKRLSVLLKQGHEVEAKPARPVTVYNLSLQDFTPPLFTLDVECGGGFYIRSLVDDLGKALSSCAHVRELIRTKQGQFTLDDHTLREEQWTAQHVIQSMQPCPGSEVTKENGTKPSANLEFKRALNNQEKEDKNSNDEKGVLTPPP; this is encoded by the coding sequence ATGGCTGTAACATTAACTAGCGTACCTATACCGAAACATTCCTTATCCAGACTACAATCTTTAAATGGACTCTTTGCTGTTTATAAAAAGGAAGGACCTACGTCTGCAGATGTGCTAAACTCGCTTAAAGAGGCACTTCTCAAAGAGGCGGGTGTGAAAGATCCTAATCCTAGAAAGAGGAAAAAGCAAGCTCTAAAAATGGGACACGGTGGGACTCTGGACAGTGCGGCCTCTGGTGTGCTTGTTGTCGGGATTGGAAATGGAACAAAGATGCTCAGTACTATGCTGGCTGGTTCAAAGAAATACAGGGCCGTTGGAGAGTTGGGAAAAGCCACAGACACCCTTGATGCAACAGGAAAAGTGGTTAATGAGAAGAGCTATGACCACATCACCAGGGAAGCCTTTGAGGAGAAACTGAAGCAGTTCACTGGGGAAATCATGCAGGTTCCTCCACTTTATTCTGCGCTGAAGAAGGACGGAAAGCGCCTGTCTGTCCTGCTGAAGCAAGGTCACGAGGTGGAGGCCAAACCTGCAAGGCCAGTCACTGTGTATAACCTGTCGCTACAAGACTTTACACCTCCCCTTTTCACTCTTGACGTTGAATGCGGTGGTGGGTTTTACATCAGAAGCTTGGTGGATGACCTAGGAAAAGCCCTCTCATCCTGTGCCCACGTGAGGGAGCTGATTCGGACCAAACAGGGCCAGTTTACCCTTGATGACCACACACTGCGGGAGGAACAGTGGACTGCACAGCACGTCATTCAGTCCATGCAGCCCTGtcctgggtcagaggtcactaAAGAGAACGGAACAAAGCCAAGCGCTAACCTGGAATTTAAAAGGGCCCTGAACAACCAAGAAAAGGAGGATAAGAATAGCAACGATGAAAAGGGAGTGTTAACCCCGCCCCCTTAA